In Colias croceus chromosome 19, ilColCroc2.1, the following are encoded in one genomic region:
- the LOC123700382 gene encoding uncharacterized protein LOC123700382, whose protein sequence is MSHADNNSVCVSEYEETVSRKDFIDGNDSDILRDEIMETAIELCKKSDDIEDDGIMGVRRERKREREKDENEWQVVKGKEKKQRNTNNEKIEVYVSHPDKMPKQFELAKLFKELNISNVIRIKYLNPYRIRIEFNEHSHADKILSSTYLQEKGFKVQQAMEVSYTYGVIRNVELKLNDEEIKSRVQCDYPAQLVSVQRCRRREGDNWELCETIRLCFKGSYKPPCVYVDGLRVDVEKYVHSVSQCRKCWRLGHTIKRCPSSKVVCPKCGGYHANCDTMEFKCINCGGKHMALSKTCPMFIKEHKIRDIMADFSCTYRKALTLYVAPETAIEPEKESKDPPPDLNSNIFPTPIKVSDNTPSYADIVKTKVEIHEQKQEKAVPKKRRIKTRNNFQKNSVSDWDFSSSASEQEIKDEKPKDQPAASSDRINFSELLLKLKDIVFLNKLSWQAKISKLIQTCIEWIILLMVENISDWPLVKNIVDSVFKFSNG, encoded by the coding sequence ATGTCGCATGCGGACAATAAcagtgtgtgtgtgagtgaaTATGAAGAGACGGTTTCTAGGAAAGACTTTATTGATGGTAATGATAGTGATATTTTGCGGGACGAAATTATGGAGACGGCTATAGAACTTTGTAAAAAATCTGATGATATCGAAGATGATGGTATTATGGGAGTTCGACGAGAGAGGAAAAGGGAGAGAGAAAAGGATGAAAATGAGTGGCAAGTTGTAAAAGGGAAGGAAAAAAAGCAGAGAAATACTAATAATGAGAAAATTGAAGTCTATGTATCCCACCCAGATAAAATGCCGAAGCAATTCGAACTGGCTAAGTTGTTTAAAGAGCTTAATATATCtaatgtaataagaataaaatatctgAATCCATATCGTATTCGCATTGAATTTAACGAACATTCCCAtgctgataaaatattatcatcaacGTACCTACAAGAAAAGGGCTTTAAAGTACAACAGGCCATGGAAGTTAGCTATACATATGGAGTGATACGAAATGTTGAATTGAAACTAAATGATGAAGAAATAAAGAGTCGAGTACAATGTGATTACCCGGCCCAGTTAGTGTCTGTTCAGAGATGTAGGCGGAGAGAAGGAGACAATTGGGAACTTTGCGAGACCATTCGTTTATGTTTTAAAGGATCGTATAAACCCCCCTGCGTTTATGTAGACGGTTTGAGGGTAGACGTAGAAAAATACGTACACTCGGTTTCACAGTGCCGAAAATGTTGGAGACTAGGTCACACGATCAAAAGATGCCCGTCGTCGAAAGTAGTGTGCCCTAAATGCGGTGGATATCACGCCAATTGCGACACAATGGAGTTCAAATGCATTAATTGCGGTGGTAAGCATATGGCGCTTTCTAAAACTTGTCCGATGTTTATTAaagaacataaaatacgtGACATAATGGCAGATTTTAGTTGCACTTATAGAAAAGCTCTCACGCTTTATGTTGCGCCCGAAACAGCGATTGAACCCGAAAAAGAATCTAAAGATCCTCCACctgatttaaattctaatataTTTCCAACGCCGATTAAAGTTTCCGACAATACTCCTTCATATGCCGATATTGTTAAAACAAAAGTTGAAATTCACGAACAAAAACAAGAGAAAGCTGTACCTAAAAAGAGAAGAATAAAAAccagaaataattttcaaaagaaTTCGGTATCGGATTGGGATTTTTCATCATCGGCATCGGAGCAAGAGATTAAAGACGAAAAACCAAAAGATCAGCCGGCGGCATCTAGTGATAGAATTAACTTTAGCGAGTTGTTATTGAAGCTGAAAGATAtagtatttttgaataaacttAGTTGGCAAgctaaaataagtaaattgaTACAAACATGCATTGAATGGATTATACTTTTGATGGTAGAGAACATATCAGATTGGCCGTTAGTTAAGAACATTGTAGATAGTGTATTTAAGTTTAGTAATGGATAA